The following coding sequences lie in one Megalodesulfovibrio gigas DSM 1382 = ATCC 19364 genomic window:
- a CDS encoding STAS domain-containing protein: MSQVTILALGENLIVPIQVELDDSLALKLRDDILKKIEVYGYRGLVIDISAATLIDSFMGRLLLETARMAKLMGCETVLVGMRKEVVVSIIHLGLHLSSLSTALNLEGGLRLLESLKKRSQQTPGASHGHLRGRQ, from the coding sequence ATGTCCCAAGTCACTATTCTGGCCCTTGGCGAAAATCTGATTGTGCCCATTCAGGTTGAGCTGGACGACTCCCTGGCCCTCAAGCTGCGGGACGACATTCTCAAGAAAATTGAAGTGTACGGCTATCGTGGGCTGGTCATCGATATCTCCGCCGCAACGTTGATCGATTCATTCATGGGCCGGCTGCTGTTGGAGACTGCGCGCATGGCCAAGCTCATGGGCTGCGAAACCGTCCTGGTGGGCATGCGCAAGGAAGTTGTTGTTTCCATTATCCATCTGGGGCTACATCTGAGCAGTCTGAGCACGGCCCTGAACCTTGAGGGGGGGCTCAGACTACTTGAATCCTTAAAGAAGCGTTCTCAACAAACGCCGGGAGCATCACATGGTCATCTCCGGGGAAGACAGTAG
- a CDS encoding STAS domain-containing protein, protein MLQEIQPILSEHRKALCDAWELDVVHQCGNLVRILEVEGNGDVFQRILDGALDVMAQGQVESGGALTETLGGLSRIMTMNNVSPAETARAIFALRPAALGVLRLKLPPEKIAGAMEVLNTFIDRLGLITLDAYQESRELLISDQQRVVDEFSVPVVKIWDKILLIPLVGMLDSRRTQQMMETLLTAIENTQSKVAILDISGIPIVDTLVARHLIMTASATKLMGSECIITGISARIAKTIIEVGVDLEGMLTRTSLADGLKLAFSITEA, encoded by the coding sequence ATGCTACAGGAAATTCAACCGATTTTGTCCGAACATCGCAAGGCCCTTTGCGACGCCTGGGAGCTTGATGTGGTGCACCAGTGCGGCAACCTTGTCCGCATTCTGGAGGTCGAAGGCAATGGCGATGTCTTCCAGCGCATCCTGGATGGCGCGCTGGACGTCATGGCCCAGGGGCAGGTGGAGAGTGGAGGCGCCTTGACGGAAACGCTTGGCGGCTTGAGCCGGATCATGACCATGAACAATGTGTCCCCCGCCGAAACAGCCCGGGCCATCTTCGCCCTGCGTCCGGCCGCGCTGGGGGTGCTCAGGCTGAAGCTGCCCCCGGAAAAAATCGCCGGTGCCATGGAAGTCCTGAATACGTTCATCGACCGGCTGGGCCTCATCACCCTGGATGCCTACCAGGAGAGTCGCGAACTCCTGATCAGCGATCAGCAGCGCGTTGTGGACGAGTTTTCCGTGCCTGTGGTCAAAATCTGGGACAAGATTCTGCTCATTCCCCTGGTGGGCATGCTCGACAGCCGCCGCACCCAGCAAATGATGGAAACGCTGCTGACCGCCATCGAGAACACGCAGTCCAAGGTGGCCATCCTGGACATCTCGGGCATTCCCATCGTGGATACCCTCGTGGCCCGGCATTTGATCATGACGGCATCCGCCACCAAGCTCATGGGCTCGGAATGCATCATCACTGGCATCAGCGCCAGAATTGCCAAAACCATCATCGAAGTCGGCGTGGATCTGGAAGGCATGCTGACGCGCACCTCCCTCGCGGATGGCCTGAAGCTGGCGTTCAGCATCACCGAGGCTTAG